aatgttcatgtaATTCACTGAATAAAAGTTATTCATGCACATCAGACGTCATTCCAATCGGCAGCATTTTTCAGAAGTGCACGGCTACTAGAAGCCAGTCCTGAGGGCTGGGCTTTGTTCAGGTGAAACAGTGAACGGTGTTGAGTTTCCACTTCCTCTTCCTGACTCTGCTGAGTCGTCTTCTCCTGAACGCTGCTCTGTTTGAGCATCTGCTAGATGCAGATCATATTCAAAAGCAGGATTCGTCTGTCCCTGTCTGTGCCGCCTCTGAACCTCCTCAAAGATCTCAAGAACCttgaaaggacaaaaacaaaagcaggtaTTAAGAAATGAGACGACTGTTTGCGTAGAATGACCAGAACAAGAGGGGATGTTTCCATTACCTTGGATTTAGGAATGAGACCCACTCTGAAGAAACCAATATGTCCAGTCTCTATCTTGGTGCAGTCGACCACAGTAGATGCAATGTTCTCTGGAGATGGTCCATCACACAACACTCCATCCACCTTAACAACAAAGTGTGCATAcagttcactgaaaaaaactgaaacacaggTTCCTATTGCTTTGAATTACCCTAAATTGTTGTCATTACCTTGTCTCCCAGTTTGGCATAAACTTGGTTGTGGTGAGTTGTGTCTGCTTCGCCTGTAGGGTTGGCTGAAGTTACTGCAATAGGCCCCACCTGCACAAATAAAAACTAGTTTAGTAGCTGAAGGGTGTTCTGGCAAAATGTAATCTATTTTAAGACATGCAGTGACGTGCTTGTACCAGATTAATGAGATGTGTTGCCACAGAACAGTCTGGGTTTCTGATAGCGATGCTTTGTGGAGTCCCGATGTGTTTGGCAGCATCTCCCAAACCAAACGTGTCCATCCAGGGACCTGCATGAGATGAGATGATGCTCATAAAAGCCCACCATGCTGTGCATGAAGCACACACTCACTACACAAACACCCACATCACAGACGTACCTCTGGGTATGACCATGCTGATGGAGGACGGCCACGCAGCCTCCATGAAGTCCAGCAGCAGAGGGCTCAGCAGGTGTCGCACCGACTCCAGCTGCTTGATGGAGGAGATCCACAGGGACATGGGTCGGTCCTGCGCCTGCTTCTTCACCCTGAAATCAAGGAGAGATCAGATGGTAATGAGAAAGGACCACTAAATAAATGTAGAGAAGgacacattaaaaacatctaaactTACTTGTAAGCTTTGACGACTGCGTCTGGCCTGTTGCAGGCGGCCACCAGCACATAGACGGTGTCAGTCGGCATTCCACAGATGCCACCGTTTTTCATGATCTCTGCAGAGGGGAAGAGAAGACAACAACTGTCACATCAAGAACATGAACAGGAGTTTAATTCAGAAATCAGCATCATTGTCTTTCACATCTCACCTGCAATCTGCTGCACAGATGTGGCCTTGCGGGCTGGCACATGGGGGCAGATATCTGCCCCTCCTCCTACCCCACTCAGCTTCACTAGAGCTCTTCCTAAAGGGATCTGGGGGGACTGGAAGGTGCTGTTGAAAATGTTTGCcaggaaacaataaaaactgaccaGGCCAAAGATGATGGTGACTCCTATGTCGAAGCCCAAAGGCAGCGCATCAACTGCATCCAGCAGGAAGCTGATGAGGATGAGCTGGAAGCTGAGAGCGTAGACGAACCAGGCCACATTCAGAAACAGCGCTGCTGCTGTCACCAAACAGTTAAACAGCATGAAGCTAATGATCCCAGCAGCCAAGTTAAAGCCTCTGGTGTCACCGTACAGGCCGCCGTATCGAGTCAACCCCCACACTGTCCACATCATCCCGTACAGAATAAAAACTGTGCTCTCAAAGGTTTTACCCCGAGCAAAAGCTACTGAACCACACAGCAGCTGTAGAGCCCCACCAGCCATCACCACCCAGGGCAGAACCAGCACAGACAGAGGATTCCTGCCACCAGCTGTGGCTGTGATGGCGAAAGCAGCCAGAACACTGCAGGCGTGGCCCAACACCTGTGCATCTGCATATTTAGAGTAGCCCAGGTGAGGGCTGTGTAGCTCTTTATCCTGCGCTCTGAGAGTAACGCCCTGCATCCTGGCTGCTAAAGCCTTGAAATAGCCCCGCCCCGTGGGAATCATGCTGCTGGACACCATATTGAATGTAGTCACTAAAAGCATGCCGGCAGAAACTACAAATATGGCTGCCTGTACACCTTGAGTGCCTCCTTGGAAGAAGCCTTGAGGCTGCGCTGCTATGGCAATACAATAGGCCACAAAGAATAACTGGTAGAGTCCCTCCAACAAGCTCTTCTGACAGCTGAACAGAGCCAGGATGGAGAAAAGCACTGAGAAGACAGCAGGGAAGGGAACAGGGGAGGAAGGCTGAATGGAGTAAAATGATAACAGAGCGCTGTAACCCTCTGCAAATTTCAGGATAGCAGTGAAACCACAGAAAGTGGCAGCGAGCGTGTCCATAGCTCGGTAAAGGAGGATGCACACACCAAGCTGGAAGGCTGCAGCCGTCCACAGCCAGGGGACGTGACCCACGGACAGCCGAGGGACTACACCTAACAGGGGGCAGGCTAATACAGACGCAGATAACAAGTTCATCACCAGACCTACCAACACCGCATCACTGCAGCCCTcgttctgctgtgttttcagctcAGCTTCTATCTGCAGCCCTGTTCCTGGAGGCTGCACTTTACCGTGAGTGATGGTGGACAGCAGACGTCCAAAaccacagtaaacacacacCAGACAGACAAGCAGGTAGTTAGCAGCTGTGGCAGTCtgaccaaaacctgcagctgaCAGAGCGGCTATGTGATGTGCACAGGCTAAAGAAATGCCCACTGATGTGACAAACACTGCAGCTTTCTGTACTAAGAGTGAGACGCTGCCTATGATGAACAGAGCTAAAGTGAACGCTGCCAGGCCAGGAACCAGAGAGGAGCTCAGCTCTGCAGGCTGCAGAACCTTCTGTCCCACCAGGATGTAGACCAGACCTGAGCCACaccacagagcagagacagtGAGACACAGCGAGGACATCAGGACAGCAGCGTGGGACTGACTGGGACGGACACCTGGGACAGAAACAGCACAGCGTCAGGACAACAGGGAGGAAATGAACATTTATCAGGCTACtaaccacaaacacacctgcATAAGCTACGACGGCTGCGATGAGGAGGAGCAGAATCCCCAGTGCAGTATGGGGGATGAAGTCCTGTTCAGGAGAGCCGCCATAGCTGTTCACCAGAAGCAGGAGGGAACCTACAAGTCCAGACCAAAGTCTTAATGGTCAATCAGATATCAAGAGAAGACATTTTCCTCTTCTAATTACATCACATGACCTTGTGTAGCTTAAATATCTGTAGCAGAGTTTGGCTTAAAAACAGCTTATTAAGCTGATGTTAGCAGTGGACTACTGAtttgtcctttttcttcttcttttatcttttttcttgttttacttcctgaaaatgtatttttaaactttaaactaaCACATTACTACCTTCTTATTGATTTTACCATATATGGTATTTAATTATAACCAAGGTCAGGGTTGTTTTCTAAAAGTTAGAggtacacatattttttttagtattttttatggtaatttttaaactttacagtaaaatgtgcCATCATCTTTTAGTATTGCATACATTAATAAATTCTTCatgataaataatgacaaaataaagtttAGTTATTAATGATCgggaaaaacaaatgaaacaacaatggggggaaaatatacaaaaaaagcctccaagacagaaagaaaaggatcaaaaagacaaataaatcaataaacaaaTCCATAAAATGGTTGAGTTACCAGCGCAGATTCCCAGGATCCCGACGGACTCATGCAGTGAGTGAAGCTGAGCCATGACGAGTGGTTCTGTGACGACGTGAGGCTGGCTTTTATACACCTGCGTCTGACGTCATCACGCACACAGGAGGCGCTGAAGAGGAGATAATAAACTGCAGCTCACCAGGAAATAaacacaggctgctgctgctgcgatcATCCAGGAAGTAGGTCGAGTCTGAAACTCATTCAACTCCATATGCAGCATTATAATGTCAGGATTTGATGTGAAGTCAAGCAAAAtccatattatttatatttattatgaaCCTTATCAGCAGCAATATTCTTTCTGGTGTAACTGTGAAAACAGCTGTCTGCAGACTAATGCTGCTGCTTGGTGAGCTTTTTAGGCAGCTGTACTCCCTAAAAAAGTGGAAATGTAGAACAGACTGACATGAATACATTATCTAATACACCtctattctgtttttaaatatgctttcattgatttataaaaacaaactaatgcaAGCAAGTAAATGGATGTGACACTGACAAGTGTCTCTGAAATACTGTAAAAGTTTCACAACTggtctgtgtctgttttttgttgtttatttatttatttatttaatcagcTGTGAGAGGGGTGACTCAGCATCTTCTCTCCTCAGGTAACTGTGGAAGGTGTTCCTGGTTCCACTGAAGCTGGATGATGTCATGGACAGCAGTGTGAGGGAGGAGCCAGCAGAGGCAGCAGGACTATAAAGAGGCTCTGCTTCACAGTTCACACATCACACCTGGACTGAACAGCTCCATCACACTCTGAAACCAGGCTGCCTGCAACTAGACCTGCTCAAGGTGAGGAAACAGGACACCCTGGATCCACGCTGGCTTTGCTTCTGTTGTCTGATTTAATGCTTTTCTCCTCTTGTTGTAGCAACAGTAACACATCATGATCTCAGACAACTTCTTAATGATGAAATACAAACCAGCAACTGCAAAATGCCTCAAATTTTGCTAAATTATTATTTGCTGGAGCTTCATTTCTGCTGATTGTTCCACAGCAGAGTGAAATGTCTTCCTGTAACGTCTTTTTCCTGGTGTCAACAGTGTTTCCTGGCAGCTGAGCAGGACTCCTGGGACTCGGTCTCACCTCGCtctgtaaatgtttaatgt
This DNA window, taken from Amphiprion ocellaris isolate individual 3 ecotype Okinawa chromosome 11, ASM2253959v1, whole genome shotgun sequence, encodes the following:
- the si:ch211-153b23.4 gene encoding uncharacterized protein si:ch211-153b23.4: MAQLHSLHESVGILGICAGSLLLLVNSYGGSPEQDFIPHTALGILLLLIAAVVAYAGVRPSQSHAAVLMSSLCLTVSALWCGSGLVYILVGQKVLQPAELSSSLVPGLAAFTLALFIIGSVSLLVQKAAVFVTSVGISLACAHHIAALSAAGFGQTATAANYLLVCLVCVYCGFGRLLSTITHGKVQPPGTGLQIEAELKTQQNEGCSDAVLVGLVMNLLSASVLACPLLGVVPRLSVGHVPWLWTAAAFQLGVCILLYRAMDTLAATFCGFTAILKFAEGYSALLSFYSIQPSSPVPFPAVFSVLFSILALFSCQKSLLEGLYQLFFVAYCIAIAAQPQGFFQGGTQGVQAAIFVVSAGMLLVTTFNMVSSSMIPTGRGYFKALAARMQGVTLRAQDKELHSPHLGYSKYADAQVLGHACSVLAAFAITATAGGRNPLSVLVLPWVVMAGGALQLLCGSVAFARGKTFESTVFILYGMMWTVWGLTRYGGLYGDTRGFNLAAGIISFMLFNCLVTAAALFLNVAWFVYALSFQLILISFLLDAVDALPLGFDIGVTIIFGLVSFYCFLANIFNSTFQSPQIPLGRALVKLSGVGGGADICPHVPARKATSVQQIAEIMKNGGICGMPTDTVYVLVAACNRPDAVVKAYKVKKQAQDRPMSLWISSIKQLESVRHLLSPLLLDFMEAAWPSSISMVIPRGPWMDTFGLGDAAKHIGTPQSIAIRNPDCSVATHLINLVGPIAVTSANPTGEADTTHHNQVYAKLGDKVDGVLCDGPSPENIASTVVDCTKIETGHIGFFRVGLIPKSKVLEIFEEVQRRHRQGQTNPAFEYDLHLADAQTEQRSGEDDSAESGRGSGNSTPFTVSPEQSPALRTGF